From one Pseudoliparis swirei isolate HS2019 ecotype Mariana Trench chromosome 5, NWPU_hadal_v1, whole genome shotgun sequence genomic stretch:
- the LOC130194129 gene encoding LOW QUALITY PROTEIN: uncharacterized protein LOC130194129 (The sequence of the model RefSeq protein was modified relative to this genomic sequence to represent the inferred CDS: substituted 2 bases at 2 genomic stop codons), protein MAAELAQMKALLRALHPSVVETETSDPPAAEQFSEEDVISVTASANLFIEYSDGRGTQASRSGSHLSVQSQSEGGEESSIGSVMRMALARLQLDIQQPKPPQVSAFFRRTPVPATLSVPPSEDYLRELHACWRDTRAHSRPSTEGQTLASMQDAAKYGLERMPAIERTIASLIVSPEETLRPEARCPRPQCRATDELLSQAYNTAARIGRIGKSLSHLMLALSASLQQDTPDASSISLSDASLQAFGLMSRELGRLMSTLSSPERCSARPRYRRFSELCKPVRPGSSSLIFAVPCPHPDGRPGTPRRPPETICSPALALIVSAGLNTPLRGQPTHNVRFPADSPDGFQTRGLTAAPPQPLEAGGAGDEVSRPAVGCFSQQQIRYWAAHAPEPWVVSTLTQGXRLQFRRRPPTSGRVRVTTIADPAKALALSQELAKLLAKGAIEAVDPLLQPRGFYSTYFLVRKKEGGLRPILDLRGLNKFLKVLPFHMLSTADVLRTISRGDWFTLVDLKDAYFHVPIVPHHRQFLRFAFQGRCFQFRVLPFGLSLSPRVFTRCVAAALSPLQLQGMRVMPYLDDWLICAPSQPQAAEDTTRLLSHVALLGLRPVKSRRRVDDILRNLPLFRGGRRLPYILFLRLVGKLTAASAVIPLGLLSLCPLQRWLNSLHLEVTCHRHRRVEVSQRCLRALSPWRERAYLSGGVPMGMVPSRREVVTTDASLSGWGAVWQNRTAQGQXSAQDHTEHINVLELWAVHLALKQFLPFLAGKHVLVRSDNTPTVFHINHQGGTRSAKLLHAACALLTWAAPRLTSLRAMYIPGKQNQVADSLSRHRPPPGEWRLHPEVVQSIWGLFGRARVDLFASETSTHCSHWFSLRERTSPLGQDALAHTWPGGLLYAFPPIPLILPTLLRVLQQGHSLLLVAPRWPARTWFPLLHRLCSGTPWCLPDRRDLLGSPTSC, encoded by the exons ATGGCTGCGGAGCTGGCGCAGATGAAGGCCCTTCTCCGGGCCCTCCACCCGAGTGTGGTGGAAACTGAAACATCAGATCCACCCGCGGCCGAGCAGTTCTCAGAGGAGGACGTTATCTCGGTGACGGCATCCGCCAACCTCTTCATAGAGTACAGTGACGGGCGAGGCACCCAGGCTTCCAGGTCGGGTTCCCACCTCTCAGTCCAGAGTCAgtcagagggtggagaggagagctccATCGGGTCTGTCATGCGCATGGCTTTGGCACGCCTTCAGCTAGATATACAGCAGCCCAAACCCCCACAGGTTAGTGCATTCTTCAGGCGCACTCCCGTCCCCGCcaccctctctgtccctccctccgAAGATTACCTGAGGGAGTTACATGCATGTTGGAGAGACACCCGTGCTCATTCCCGGCCTTCAACCGAGGGACAAACCCTGGCGTCCATGCAGGATGCGGCCAAGTATGGTCTTGAGCGCATGCCAGCCATTGAGCGAACTATTGCGTCCCTCATAGTTTCCCCGGAGGAGACTCTAAGACCGGAGGCCAGGTGCCCTCGGCCCCAGTGTCGGGCCACGGACGAACTGCTTTCCCAGGCCTACAACACGGCAGCCCGCATAGGCCGTATCGGTAAGTCCCTCTCCCATCTCATGCTTGCCCTCTCGGCGTCTCTACAGCAGGATACTCCCGACGCCTCCTCtatcagcctcagtgatgcGTCACTACAGGCGTTTGGCCTCATGTCAAGGGAGCTCGGGCGCTTGATGTCCACCCTG TCGAGCCCGGAGAGATGTTCGGCTCGGCCGCGCTACAGGCGCTTCAGCGAACTGTGCAAGCCAGtcagaccaggcagcagttcgCTGATCTTCGCCGTGCCATGCCCCCACCCCGACGGGCGTCCAGGGACCCCACGGCGGCCCCCAGAGACCATTTGCAGCCCCGCGCTCGCCTTAATAGTCAGCGCAGGCCTCAACACTCCGCTGAGAGGCCAACCCACTCACAACGTGAGGTTTCCGGCAGACTCCCCGGACGGTTTCCAAACCCGGGGATTAACAGCCGCCCCTCCACAGCCACTAGAGGCAGGGGGGGCAGGAGATGAAGTCTCCAGGCCGGCCGTTGGTTGTTTCTCCCAGCAGCAGATCCGCTACTGGGCAGCTCATGCCCCAGAACCATGGGTGGTGTCCACCCTAACTCAGGGCTAAAGGCTCCAATTCCGACGCCGGCCCCCAACCTCCGGCCGGGTCAGGGTAACTACCATCGCCGACCCGGCAAAAGCCTTAGCCTTGAGCCAGGAACTTGCCAAACTCCTGGCCAAAGGCGCAATCGAGGCGGTGGACCCCCTGTTACAGCCCAGGGGTTTTTATTCAACCTACTTCCTCGTGAGGAAGAAAGAGGGTGGACTCCGCCCAATCCTAGATCTGAGGGGACTCAACAAGTTCCTGAAGGTCTTGCCATTCCACATGCTCAGCACGGCAGACGTCCTTCGTACCATCTCCAGAGGGGACTGGTTCACGTTGGTCGACTTGAAGGATGCCTATTTTCATGTCCCCATTGTGCCTCATCACAGACAGTTCCTTCGTTTCGCCTTTCAAGGCCGTTGTTTTCAGTTCAGGGTGCTTCCATTCGGACTCTCCCTTTCCCCACGGGTGTTCACAAGATGTGTTGCGGCTGCCCTTTCCCCCCTACAGTTGCAGGGCATGAGGGTAATGCCGTATTTGGACGATTGGCTGATCTGTGCACCatcccagcctcaggctgcagAAGACACCACCCGCCTTCTCTCCCATGTGGCCCTATTGGGCCTCAGG CCCGTCAAATCACGCCGGCGTGTCGACGACATCCTCCGCAACCTGCCCCTCTTCCGAGGGGGCAGGCGGTTGCCCTACATTCTCTTCCTTCGCCTGGTGGGCAAATTGACAGCCGCCTCAGCTGTCATTCCCTTGGGCTTGCTATCACTGTGCCCTCTGCAGAGATGGCTGAACAGCCTCCATTTGGAGGTCACATGCCACAGGCACAGGAGAGTAGAGGTATCACAGCGGTGCCTTCGAGCCCTATCACCATGGAGGGAGAGGGCGTACCTGTCGGGGGGTGTCCCCATGGGTATGGTCCCGTCCCGGCGAGAGGTCGTCACAACAGACGCCTCCCTCTCAGGGTGGGGCGCGGTGTGGCAGAACAGGACTGCTCAGGGGCAGTGATCCGCTCAGGACCACACCGAGCATATCAATGTCCTGGAGCTGTGGGCTGTGCACCTAGCACTCAAGCAGTTCCTGCCATTCCTGGCTGGGAAACACGTACTCGTTCGGTCGGACAATACCCCGACCGTTTTCCACATAAACCATCAGGGTGGCACCAGGTCGGCAAAGCTGCTACACGCGGCTTGCGCCCTTCTGACTTGGGCAGCCCCTCGCCTGACCAGCCTTCGGGCGATGTATATTCCAGGGAAACAGAACCAGGTTGCAGATTCCCTCTCCCGCCACAGACCCCCACCGGGGGAGTGGCGGCTCCACCCAGAAGTGGTGCAGAGCATCTGGGGTCTCTTCGGCAGGGCGAGGGTAGATCTCTTTGCCTCAGAGACGTCAACCCACTGCTCCCACTGGTTCTCCCTGAGGGAGAGGACCAGCCCTCTGGGGCAAGATGCCCTGGCGCACACATGGCCGGGGGGCCTTCTTTATGCTTTCCCCCCAATTCCCCTGATCTTGCCAACACTTCTCAGGGTACTTCAACAGGGCCACAGTCTCCTACTGGTGGCCCCACGGTggccagccaggacttggttccccctaCTGCACAGACTCTGCTCCGGGACGCCATGGTGCCTCCCGGACAGGAGGGATCTCCTGGGATCTCCGACCAGCTGCTGA